The following coding sequences lie in one Phalacrocorax aristotelis chromosome 4, bGulAri2.1, whole genome shotgun sequence genomic window:
- the RNF103 gene encoding E3 ubiquitin-protein ligase RNF103: MWVKLCCLLLYFLALFVLARVFEAVAWYESGFLATQLVDPVALSFRKLRTILECRGLGHSGLPEKKDVRELVEKSGDLMEGELYSALKEEEASESVSSTNFSGEMHFYELVEDTKDGIWLVQVVANDRSPLVGKVHWEKMVKKVSRFGIRTGTFNCSSDPRYCRRRGWLKSTLIMSVPQTSTSKGKVMLKEYSGRKIEVEHIFKWITAHAASRIKTIYNSEHLKEEWNKSDQYRVKIYLFANLDQPPAFFSALSVKFTGRVEFIFVNVENWDNKSYMAEIGIYKTPSYILRTPEGIYRYGNNTGEFISLRAMDSFLRSLQPEVNDLFVLSLVLVNLMAWMDLFITQGATIKRFVVLISTLGTYNSLLIISWLPVLGFLQLPYLDSFYEYSLKLFRYSNTTTLASWVRADWMFYSSHPALFLSTYLGHGLLIDYFEKKRRRNNNTDEVNANNLEWLSSLWDWYTSYLFHPIASFQHFPFDSDWDDDPDLFLERLAFPDLWLHPLIPTDYIKNLPMWRFKCLGVHSDEEMLETFQDSESDSDSENKEVFSSEKEVSEDDELNTFHRCSEGEPRCGAETCSCANKYCHHEPYERKSRSYGSYSATGDVEPDWSVWPAEMLHCTECVVCLENFADGCLLVGLPCGHVFHQNCIVMWLAGGRHCCPVCRWASYKKKQPYTHPQPLSNDTPS; encoded by the exons ATGTGGGTGAAGCTGTGCTGTTTGCTGCTTTACTTCCTGGCTCTCTTCGTCCTGGCCAGGGTGTTCGAGGCCGTGGCGTGGTACGAGAGCGGTTTTCTCGCCACGCAGCTGGTGGATCCGGTGGCGCTGAGCTTCAGGAAGCTGCGGACCATCCTGGAGTGCCGGGGGCTGGGGCACTCGGGGCTGCCGGAGAAGAAGGATGTGCGGGAGCTGGTGGAGAAGTCAG GAGACCTCATGGAAGGAGAGCTTTATTCTGCTCTCAAGGAGGAAGAGGCGTCTGAATCGGTTTCCAGTACAAACTTTAGTGGTGAAATGCACTTCTATGAGCTTGTAGAAGACACAAAAGATGGGATCTGGCTGGTACAG GTCGTAGCAAATGACAGAAGCCCGCTGGTGGGTAAAGTCCACTGGGAGAAAATGGTGAAGAAAGTATCAAGATTTGGCATACGTACTGGCACATTTAACTGTTCCAGTGACCCCAG ATACTGCCGGAGGAGGGGTTGGCTGAAATCCACCCTCATTATGTCAGTTCCACAAACCAGTACCTCCAAGGGGAAAGTAATGCTTAAGGAATACAGCGGGCGCAAAATTGAAGTGGAGCACATTTTCAAATGGATCACAGCCCACGCTGCTTCTCGGATCAAAACCATCTACAACTCCgaacatttaaaagaagaatgGAACAAAAGTGACCAGTACCGTGTGAAAATATACCTGTTTGCCAACCTTGACCAGCCTCCAGCGTTCTTTTCTGCACTAAGTGTAAAGTTTACTGGAAGAGTAGAGTTTATTTTTGTGAACGTGGAAAACTGGGACAATAAGAGTTATATGGCAGAAATTGGTATCTACAAGACACCATCGTACATACTTAGGACTCCCGAGGGGATTTACAGGTACGGAAATAACACTGGTGAATTTATATCACTACGTGCCATGGATTCCTTTTTGCGCTCGCTGCAACCAGAAGTGaatgatttatttgttttaagctTAGTTTTGGTTAATCTGATGGCTTGGATGGACCTGTTTATTACACAAGGTGCTACTATAAAGCGTTTTGTGGTTCTTATAAGCACTTTAGGGACGTATAattcattattaattatttcCTGGCTACCTGTGTTAGGTTTTTTGCAACTACCCTACTTAGACAGCTTTTATGAGTACAGTTTAAAACTCTTCAGGTATTCTAACACAACTACTTTGGCTTCTTGGGTAAGAGCCGACTGGATGTTCTACTCTTCGCATCCAGCCCTCTTCCTCAGCACGTACCTTGGTCACGGTTTACTAATTGATTActttgagaagaaaagaagacgCAATAACAACACTGATGAAGTAAATGCTAATAACCTGGAGTGGCTGTCAAGCCTGTGGGACTGGTACACCAGCTACTTGTTTCATCCTATTGCTTCTTTTCAACACTTTCCTTTTGACTCGGATTGGGATGATGACCCGGATTTGTTCTTAGAGCGGTTGGCCTTCCCCGATCTCTGGCTTCACCCTCTGATACCAACCGATTACATAAAAAACTTGCCGATGTGGAGGTTTAAATGCCTTGGCGTCCATTCCGATGAGGAAATGCTGGAAACCTTTCAAGACAGCGAAAGTGACTCTGACAGTGAAAACAAAGAGGTCTTCAGCAGTGAAAAAGAAGTCTCGGAGGACGATGAGCTAAACACATTTCATAGGTGCAGTGAAGGAGAGCCTCGGTGCGGTGCCGAGACCTGTTCGTGTGCCAATAAATATTGTCATCACGAGCCCTATGAACGGAAATCGCGATCCTACGGCTCGTACAGCGCCACAGGTGACGTGGAGCCAGACTGGTCCGTCTGGCCCGCTGAGATGTTGCACTGTACAGAATGTGTTGTGTGTCTAGAAAATTTTGCAGATGGTTGTCTGCTCGTGGGCTTGCCGTGCGGCCACGTGTTCCACCAGAATTGCATCGTGATGTGGCTGGCCGGCGGGCGACACTGCTGCCCCGTCTGCAGGTGGGCTTCgtacaaaaaaaagcagccataCACACATCCGCAGCCTTTGTCGAATGATACCCCGTCTTAG